In one Epinephelus moara isolate mb chromosome 6, YSFRI_EMoa_1.0, whole genome shotgun sequence genomic region, the following are encoded:
- the chd4b gene encoding chromodomain-helicase-DNA-binding protein 4 isoform X2, translated as MSGSEDDREDFGAADEHSLLHGEDEPEDAVSDVDEVPKSKKKKKAKKSSRESRSSKRQRPIREELPVSSPEHLMGAEAAERDAEEGGVRSESEGSDYAPGKKKKKRSSSAKDKKKGGAVAEKGGSSNSKSKRKDPEPEDDEDDDDDCQPKSSTQLLEAWGMKDIDHVFTQEDYSSLTNYKAFSQFVRPLIAAKNPKIAVSKMMTLMMAKWREFSTNNPLKGCATANAALAAANVAAAVENMVVAGTDGGAETGGAASPTPAPAPAATPTPAVPPAAPAPPLRKAKTKEGKGPNARKKSKSAPKPPPKPKPKKVAPLKIKLGGLNSKRKRSSSDEDDPDVDSDFDDGSFPVSDGSNRSSRPKKKPKSAKKKKKVETEDGDGYETDHQDYCEVCQQGGEIILCDTCPRAYHMVCLDPDMEKAPEGKWSCPHCEKEGIQWEARDDLSEAEGEDEEDRRDEGVEEEDDHHIEFCRVCKDGGELLCCDTCPSSYHIHCLNPPLPEIPNGEWICPRCKCPQMKGKVQKVLTWRWGEPPAPTPVPRPADLAADAPDPPPLAGRREREFFVKWCNMSYWHCSWVLELQLELNCQVMFRNYQRKTDMDEPPPVDFGGEGDENKSTKRKNKDPLFIHMEEEFYRYGVKMEWLMIHRVLNHSVDKKNNIHYLIKWRDLPYDQSTWESEDMDIPEYDTYKQTYWNHRELMMGDEGRPVKKLKKTVKVKKAERPPANPVVDPTIKFDRQPDYLDSTGGTLHPYQLEGLNWLRFSWAQATDTILADEMGLGKTVQTAVFLYSLYKEGHSKGPFLVSAPLSTIINWEREFEMWAPDMYVVTYVGDKDSRAVIRENEFSFEGNAIRGGKKASKMKKDSTVKFHVLLTSYELITIDQAVLGSIEWACLVVDEAHRLKNNQSKFFRVLNNYPLQHKLLLTGTPLQNNLEELFHLLNFLTPERFNNLEGFLEEFADIAKEDQIKKLHDMLGPHMLRRLKADVFKHMPSKTELIVRVELSPMQKKYYKFILTRNFEALNTRGGGNQVSLLNVVMDLKKCCNHPYLFPAAATEAPKLPNGMYEGNALTKSSGKLMLLQKMMRKLKEGGHRVLVFSQMTKMLDLLEDFLENEGYKYERIDGGVTGNLRQEAIDRFNAPGAPQFAFLLSTRAGGLGINLASADTVIIYDSDWNPHNDIQAFSRAHRIGQNRKVMIYRFVTKASVEERITQVAKKKMMLTHLVVRPGLGSKTGSMSKQELDDILKFGTEELFKDEIGEGDNKEDDSSVIHYDDQAIDRLLDRNQDATDDTELQSMNEYLSSFKVAQYVVKDEDDEEEEVEREVIKQEESVDPDYWEKLLRHHYEQQQEDLARNLGKGKRTRKPVNYNDGSQEDRGIRQDWQEDQSDNQSDYSVASEEGDEDFDERSEANARRPNRKGLRNDRDKPLPPLLARVGGNIEVLGFNARQRKAFLNAVMRYGMPPQDAFTNQWLVRDLRGKSEKEFKAYVSLFMRHLCEPGADGAETFADGVPREGLSRQHVLTRIGVMSLIRKKVQEFEHVNGQWSMPWMAELEENKRAAALAAGEDPKTPSTGTPADTQPNTPVPEDLSKSEDKEDMKKEGEDGKGAKKADDPEIIEIPDESEKSPVLEKKDEEVESAAGKEEKEKETGNGDEGKEKEAEDMSKEKEEKDKTLETEKDTPAEVKGEGSDGKMDSDEDKSKAEEGKDEKMDTSLQTEEKKEQKEEKDAVKPDETGKLQNGENTKEGATAAPVVNVSEEKKKATKQRFMFNIADGGFTELHSLWQNEERAATVTKKTFEIWHRRHDYWLLAGIIQHGYARWQDVQNDVRFAILNEPFKGEMSRGNFLEIKNKFLARRFKLLEQALVIEEQLRRAAYLNMTEDPAHPSMALNTRFSEVECLAESHQHLSKESMSGNKPANAVLHKVLKQLEELLSDMKADVTRLPATIARIPPVAVRLQMSERNILSRLASRGPDVPTQNQSQTSQQMQVPR; from the exons ATGTCGGGCAGCGAGGATGACAGGGAAGACTTTGGAGCCGCGGACGAGCACTCACTTCTCCACG GTGAGGACGAGCCGGAGGATGCTGTGTCTGACGTAGACGAGGTACCCAAgtccaagaagaagaagaaagccaagaagagcagcagagagagccGGAGCAGCAAGAGGCAGAGACCCATCAGAGAG GAGTTGCCAGTCAGCTCCCCGGAGCACCTGATGGGagcagaagcagcagagagagatgcagaagAGGGAGGTGTACGGTCAGAGAGTGAAGGAAGTGATTATGCCCctgggaagaagaagaagaagcgcTCTAGCTCTGCCAAAGATAAGAAGAAAGGAGGTGCGGTGGCAGAGAAAGGAGGCTCGTCCAACTCGAAGAGCAAACGCAAAGATCCAGAACCagaagatgatgaggatgatgacgaTGACTGCCAG CCTAAGAGCTCCACCCAGCTGCTGGAGGCCTGGGGCATGAAAGACATTGACCACGTCTTTACTCAGGAAGACTACAGCTCCCTCACCAACTATAAGGCCTTCAGCCAGTTTGTCAG GCCTTTAATTGCAGCTAAGAACCCCAAAATTGCTGTGTCCAAGATGATGACTCTAATGATGGCTAAGTGGAGAGAATTCAGCACCAACAACCCTCTCAAG GGCTGCGCCACTGCCAACGCAGCCCTCGCAGCTGCCAatgtggctgcagctgtggagAACATGGTGGTGGCAGGGACAGACGGAGGGGCAGAGACCGGTGGTGCCGCCTCACCCacacctgctcctgctcctgccgCTACTCCAACACCTGCTGTTCCCCCAGCAGCCCCTGCACCGCCACTCCGCAAGGCCAAGACCAAAGAGGGCAAAG GTCCCAATGCTCGCAAGAAATCGAAGTCCGCGCCTAAGCCCCCACCGAAGCCCAAACCTAAGAAGGTTGCTCCGCTCAAGATCAAGCTAGGTGGCCTCAACAGCAAGAGGAAGCGCTCCTCT AGTGATGAAGATGACCCCGATGTTGACAGTGACTTCGATGACGGGAGTTTCCCTGTCTCCGATGGCTCCAACCGCAGCAGCCGTCCTAAGAAGAAACCCAAGAGTgcgaaaaagaagaagaaag tggagacagagGATGGCGATGGCTACGAGACAGACCACCAGGACTACTGTGAGGTGTGCCAGCAGGGAGGAGAGATCATTTTGTGTGACACCTGTCCCAGAGCCTATCACATGGTCTGTCTGGACCCTGACATGGAGAAGGCCCCTGAGGGCAAGTGGAGCTGCCCACACTGT GAGAAGGAGGGGATCCAGTGGGAGGCCAGGGATGATCTCTCTGAGGCCGAAGGGGAGGATGAAGAAGACAGGAGGGATGaaggggtggaggaggaagacgacCACCACATTGAGTTCTGCCGGGTGTGCAAGGATGGAGGGGAGCTGCTTTGCTGTGACACCTGCCCCTCCTCCTACCACATCCACTGCCTCAACCCTCCTCTCCCCGAAATCCCCAATGGAGAGTGGATCTGCCCCCGCTGCAAG TGTCCACAGATGAAGGGCAAAGTCCAGAAGGTCTTAACATGGAGATGGGGCGAGCCACCCGCCCCCACGCCTGTCCCTCGGCCTGCTGACCTCGCTGCTGATGCTCCTGATCCCCCGCCACTGGCAGGCCGCAGAGAGAGGGAGTTCTTTGTCAAATGGTGCAACATGTCCTACTGGCACTGCTCCTGGGTTCTGGAGCTACAG CTGGAGCTGAACTGCCAGGTGATGTTCCGTAACTACCAGAGGAAGACCGACATGGACGAACCGCCTCCTGTGGATTTCGGAGGTGAGGGCGATGAAAACAAAAGCACCAAGAGGAAGAACAAGGATCCTCTCTTTATCCACATGGAGGAGGAGTTTTACCGCTATGGAGTCAAGATGGAGTGGCTGATGATCCACCGCGTCCTCAACCACAG CGTTGATAAAAAGAACAACATACATTACTTGATCAAATGGAGAGATCTGCCCTACGACCAGTCAACCTGGGAGAGCGAAGACATGGACATCCCAGAGTATGACACCTACAAACAGACATACTGGAATCACAG AGAGTTGATGATGGGTGATGAGGGCAGACCTGTTAAGAAGCTGAAGAAGACAGTCAAAGTCAAGAAGGCAGAGCGTCCGCCTGCTAATCCAGTTGTAGAT CCCACCATCAAGTTTGATCGGCAGCCCGACTACCTGGACAGCACAGGAGGCACTCTGCATCCCTACCAGCTGGAGGGGTTGAACTGGCTGAGGTTTTCTTGGGCTCAGGCCACAGACACAATCCTGGCTGATGAGATGGGTTTAGGAAAGACTGTCCAGACTGCTGTCTTCCTCTATTCATTGTACAAGGAG GGTCACTCCAAAGGTCCCTTCCTGGTTAGTGCTCCACTGTCCACCATCATTAACTGGGAGAGAGAGTTTGAGATGTGGGCCCCTGACATGTACGTGGTGACCTACGTCGGTGACAAAGACAGCAGGGCTGTCATCAGAGAGAACGAGTTCTCCTTTGAGGGAAACGCCATCCGAGGTGGGAAAAAGGCATCCAAGATGAAG AAAGACTCAACAGTGAAGTTTCACGTCCTGCTGACATCCTATGAGTTGATTACTATTGACCAGGCTGTGCTGGGCTCTATTGAATGGGCCTGTCTGGTTGTGGACGAGGCTCACAGGCTGAAAAACAACCAGTCCAAG TTCTTCCGAGTGTTGAACAACTATCCACTGCAACACAAACTGCTGCTAACCGGCACTCCTCTTCAGAACAACCTGGAGGAGCTCTTCCACCTGCTGAACTTCTTGACTCCGGAGAGATTCAA CAACCTGGAAGGGTTCCTGGAGGAGTTTGCAGACATTGCcaaagaggaccagatcaagaAGCTCCATGACATGCTGGGACCACACATGCTCAGGAGGCTGAAGGCCGATGTTTTCAAACACATGCCTTCAAAGACTGAGCTCATTGTTAGAGTGGAGCTGAGCCCCATGCAGAA GAAATACTACAAGTTCATCCTGACACGTAACTTTGAGGCCCTGAACACTCGCGGAGGAGGAAACCAAGTCTCTCTGCTCAACGTGGTGATGGACCTGAAAAAGTGCTGCAATCACCCCTACCTCTTTCCTGCAGCCGCCACG GAGGCTCCAAAACTTCCAAACGGCATGTATGAGGGTAATGCTCTGACCAAGTCTTCAGGAAAGCTGATGCTGCTTCAGAAGATGATGAGGAAGCTGAAGGAGGGAGGCCACAGGGTGCTGGTCTTCTCCCAGATGACCAAAATGCTGGATCTGCTTGAGGACTTCCTGGAGAACGAGGGATACAAATATGAGAGAATTGACGGAGGAGTTACGGGCAACTTGAGACAGGAGGCCATCGACCGCTTTAATG CTCCTGGTGCTCCCCAGTTTGCTTTCCTCCTCTCTACCAGAGCTGGTGGATTGGGCATTAATCTCGCCTCTGCTGACACCGTCATCATCTACGACTCTGACTGGAACCCCCACAATGACATCCAG GCGTTCAGCAGAGCTCACCGTATTGGCCAGAACAGGAAAGTGATGATATATCGCTTCGTCACCAAAGCCTCTGTGGAGGAGAGGATTACACAG GTGgcaaagaagaagatgatgctGACACATCTGGTGGTGCGACCTGGTCTCGGCTCCAAGACAGGCTCCATGTCCAAGCAGGAGCTCGATGACATTCTCAAGTTTGGAACTGAGGAGTTGTTTAAAGATGAAATCGGAGAGG GGGACAACAAAGAAGATGACAGCAGTGTGATCCACTATGATGACCAGGCCATTGACCGCTTGCTGGACAGGAACCAGGACGCTACAGATGACACTGAGCTCCAGAGCATGAACGAATACCTCAGCTCCTTTAAAGTGGCCCAGTATGTGGTCAAAGATGAAGACGATGAG gaggaggaggtggaaaggGAGGTAATCAAGCAGGAGGAAAGTGTTGATCCTGACTACTGGGAGAAGCTGCTGCGTCACCActatgagcagcagcaggaagaccTCGCCCGAAATCTGGGCAAAGGCAAAAGAACTCGAAAGCCAGTCAACTACAATGACGGCTCCCAGGAGGACCGAGGTATAAGACAGG ACTGGCAGGAGGATCAGTCCGATAACCAGTCAGATTACTCTGTGGCCTCGGAGGAGGGCGACGAGGACTTTGATGAACGTAGTGAAG CGAACGCTCGCAGACCAAACCGCAAAGGGCTGAGGAACGATCGGGACAAACctctgcctccgctgctggccAGAGTGGGCGGTAACATCGAG GTTTTGGGCTTCAATGCACGGCAGAGAAAGGCTTTCCTGAATGCTGTGATGCGTTATGGGATGCCTCCCCAGGACGCTTTCACCAACCAGTGGCTGGTCAGGGACCTCCGCGGGAAGTCTGAGAAAGAATTCAA GGCCTATGTGTCTCTGTTCATGCGTCACCTTTGTGAGCCGGGGGCTGATGGAGCTGAGACCTTCGCAGACGGCGTCCCACGTGAGGGTCTGTCGAGGCAACACGTGCTCACCCGTATTGGTGTGATGTCACTCATAAGGAAAAAG GTGCAGGAGTTTGAGCATGTGAACGGTCAGTGGTCGATGCCCTGGATGGCCGAGCTGGAGGAGAACAAAAGGGCTGCAGCTTTGGCTGCAGGTGAAGACCCAAAGACTCCATCTACTGGGAcccctgcagacacacagcccAACACTCCTGtcccag AGGATTTATCTAAATCAGAGGACAAGGAAGACATGAAGAAGGAGGGTGAGGATGGCAAAGGAGCCAAGAAGGCTGATGATCCAGAG ATTATTGAAATCCCAGACGAGTCTGAAAAATCCCCCGTCCTGGAGAAGAAAGACGAAGAGGTAGAGTCTGCTGCGgggaaggaggagaaagagaaggagacaggAAATGGAGATGAAGGCAAGGAGAAGGAGGCTGAAGACATGAGCAAGGAGAAGGAAGAGAAGGACAAGACTTTAGAGACGGAGAAGGACACTCCTGCTGAGGTCAAGGGTGAAGGTTCGGACGGCAAGATGGATTCAGATGAGGACAAATCCAAAG CTGAGGAGGGAAAAGATGAGAAGATGGACACAAGTCTGcaaacagaggagaagaaag AGCAAAAAGAGGAGAAGGATGCTGTGAAACCAGACGAGACTGGCAAACTGCAGAACGGAGAGAACACCAAAGAAGGAGCAACAGCTGCGCCGGTGGTTAACGTCagtgaagagaagaaaaaagccACCAAGCAGAGGTTCATGTTCAACATCGCTGATGGAGGATTCAcag AGCTCCACTCTCTGTGGCAGAATGAAGAGAGGGCAGCCACTGTCACCAAGAAGACCTTTGAGATTTGGCACCGTCGCCATGACTACTGGCTGCTGGCTGGAATCATACA ACACGGCTACGCTCGGTGGCAGGATGTGCAGAACGATGTGAGGTTTGCCATCCTCAATGAGCCCTTCAAAGGGGAGATGAGCAGAGGAAACTTCCTGGAGATCAAGAACAAGTTTCTGGCCCGCAGGTTCAAG TTATTGGAGCAGGCGTTGGTGATCGAGGAGCAGTTGCGCAGGGCGGCTTACTTGAACATGACAGAGGACCCGGCCCACCCCTCCATGGCCCTCAACACTCGCTTCAGTGAGGTGGAGTGTCTCGCCGAGTCCCACCAGCACCTCAGCAAAGAGTCGATGTCTGGAAACAAGCCAGCCAATGCAGTTCTGCATAAAG TTCTCAAACAGCTCGAGGAGCTGCTGAGCGACATGAAGGCTGATGTCACCCGTCTCCCGGCAACCATTGCCAGGATACCCCCTGTCGCCGTGCGGCTGCAAATGTCCGAGAGGAACATCCTCAGCCGGTTGGCCAGCCGGGGCCCCGACGTCCCCACACAGAACCAGTCACAGACCTCGCAGCAGATGCAGGTGCCCCGCTGA